The following coding sequences are from one Ornithodoros turicata isolate Travis chromosome 1, ASM3712646v1, whole genome shotgun sequence window:
- the LOC135379089 gene encoding uncharacterized protein LOC135379089 produces MTSIPQKKSERELHELLEQADLLEYYDKFIEIGADNVQQLRDLTDEELGEVIDQVEMIRKPLHVKRFRKALEKWTGQKGTCDSGTSTRETATAACTEQAGQRVDERSTETADIRADMHHAIDRRDVAQVRECLQAEPQLKMWLDPLTEESAMYRAVTTNAFKAFGLLLSQKCKFKNAREGDCLQHLNPLQKSELARQRYFVAGYEGSYISVLKGRSTSLAECAGFQRILDDMYRSLDSNDLLKPVLKVASMAPHLSIRFDFERIHTQCMVGGYRTNLGMTEPEKQGVFIGATGLHGERTDAAERRTKEVEGTLVHELCHLALNLVYGNEGKPYLCTDESRKEHYAGILEDARGRQHGLHDILKWAFHGNDEAELIVRIPHILALCPTEGNTILEEQVPRLFQFFKQHVVEDMTQYIQDGCLGRETEDIREENGKLGRASSTEELGIEFVARLDDCVMRRDPPVVLVASNLTFLEVMVNDLVRSARVPYLFLETSQWGDRTYDILLGNKCSFLLLSCEGRENLRIILNLSKELHDVTGTKTILLTSKQNLQHCLQGIKESMLHDIKIYLDTVHNASFQNVTAKCKNKIIKRSRIALQSPNQQCFIKDILDIDSFSKTCQEETLLTLCREGVLFFGPELKELQEDVSECYINQKCSRSVEVDLRKIRERPKDDAFAFLGCSEETLQSSLPKGLSAKRMSILDSFEQIVLLEQNSDYDRLVATEHYKGKTVHLLEFHEGRYVWKKSNGALSHLPMTGIEIHSANFLLDVREKVLVVSGDPGSGKTVLATRLCTEIKKADEKAWVLYVSTYPKRQEAMKLLNEETGDINFNQFAKLCCVKTTGQEFELFQQTVTKGSPFHVWVIFDALDETLEMTRKYILEFTKVLAREKLLKILIFTRTICRNAIQDEMHLVPFDMAAFSKEEQDEFLQKYQKSLQNPMTDKKTFKSIVTCVKEKDSSLLGNPLILRMVAEVDQGEASDPHYRELVQSMYSSQDCFTLLSLYRLFVEYKYLLYRIEKKKEDRMRAANEDDDETLKPIFQSNHALLALKLLLPEDALKELVSESEYNDLKSKGRLIMAVKENKLKQGIILCLTNDAPHFVHHSFAEFFAADLIFKRVKEANARGDVGVARIISGLYGEPSYVGMLTFLDGFAAERHAIQSSIMNNDIVNVKAATEHTYSQDALERTPLHVAALHANQDILECLSINEVLTQEDMLGMTPLMYADKIHAWKRLDCLCARSAGCAIDWLNQLPTVVKNITTKREFHSSILSDAIYGRLNALLSVLLRVFCKNKMRSSEICIGSAPEYLRESVSSSEDAVHISMDVDHIRDNHQRTPLHISVLQGELNIVHTLLPYSSQNVRDAFGMTPLQGCIFHGYTDILRFLLPLASAQDWYIYENIYETSHKVAFSAVYLQNCDALQLLLPHFETPSSVKQYLFDESVLQGYTGVAKALLPHTDASGSCAHRATTNWHASIRSGCLDTVRLMIPYTDMHGRDKDIIDAVLMAVVGMASIYGNPTHTKPVPDDVQSENGNHPDIFIVKLLIIHSNIHSLNVDGQRVAEISVRCRIPLTAFKLLLPHLSVTSRTISQAMSTCYGTDAGEQDMLTYLIPYIPINARDENGVKTLYYCCIYRNLRAAKLLLPLTLCDVDSPITRTPLYVSVFLCIPDIVELLLPHSSKRSCGDTLAVAIHKGFVVMTKWFLPHVDVNDCTTGETTVWRKSVDRGDWTSVTLLLPYTGTLDSGISHDTPFLLNDRKGSRSALESSKADDEQNWNSRGGNDPIAIEVLKLLQLHSKLRDTDQTLLANTCLTDNRVTRLLCPHPSVSDVMSPHSSITSPCMSGLEFILFAANTEYQDILEYLIPYTPINAPVEDGLTPLLCCIACGNMTAAKLLLPLTVVDECRSIPLIGSVLQDNGDIVQLLLPHSLMRTCDAELITDAYTRHDDVTKLLLPHVCVNVATGKMTALRQSVKLGDWAQVQLILPYTATRDSDIRQESSLLVNACKEPTASQKSLNTEGERNSGMSATDVKIFKLLLLHSNLNVEDADRALPIDESIAIFDAGTLFCVQPSAKKLMFPHSSFTSYSEIGAETINSEEDVQSQIPYMPINTPDEDKLTPLLRCVRHGYLRAAKLLLPLTVVDEDRSEPLFLCVVEDKRDFLQMLLPHSLKRHSEIELINAVVRRYGDATKLLLPHVGVNTRTWSKTTELGDWTLVRLCLPYTRTRDSDVIRNTRVLVSACMRPVATPELSGPEYERNLEENVRDIKILKLLLLHFNFDIVDRPLTIDWRVTNNHVLKLLQPHSSMKKRRQKAVLRCIGFSVLLFSRFFDASFLLPWLYRLYTG; encoded by the exons ATGACGTCCATTCCTCAAAAGAAATCAGAGCGGGAGCTTCATGAACTCCTTGAACAGGCGGACCTTCTCGAGTACTACGACAAATTCATCGAGATAG GCGCAGACAATGTGCAGCAGCTTCGTGACTTGACGGATGAAGAGCTTGGAGAAGTCATTGACCAAGTAGAGATGATCAGGAAGCCCCTCCACGTGAAGAGGTTCAGGAAAGCTCTGGAGAAGTGGACGGGACAGAAAG GCACATGTGATTCAGGAACATCCACGAGAGAGACAGCTACGGCAGCATGTACAGAGCAGGCTGGCCAACGAGTGGACGAGAGATCTACTGAGACTGCGGACATCAGGGCTGACATGCACCATGCCATTGACAGGAGAGACGTCGCGCAAGTGAGAGAGTGTCTGCAAGCAGAACCACAACTAAAGATGTGGCTCGATCCACTTACCGAAGAGTCGGCCATGTATAGAGCTGTGACGACAAACGCATTCAAGGCGTTTGGCCTTCTGTTATCACAGAAATGTAAATTCAAGAACGCTAGAGAAGGTGATTGCCTCCAGCACTTGAATCCTCTCCAAAAGTCCGAACTCGCGCGACAACGATACTTCGTAGCTGGGTACGAAGGATCCTACATTAGTGTGCTCAAGGGTAGATCGACCAGCCTAGCCGAGTGTGCAGGTTTTCAGAGAATTTTAGATGACATGTATCGTTCTCTCGACAGTAACGACTTACTTAAGCCTGTGTTGAAAGTCGCTTCAATGGCACCTCATTTGAGCATTCGCTTCGACTTCGAGCGAATCCACACTCAATGCATGGTGGGTGGGTACAGGACTAACCTTGGCATGACTGAACCAGAAAAACAAGGCGTCTTCATTGGAGCCACGGGACTTCACGGGGAACGAACAGATGCCGCAGAACGTCGCACCAAAGAAGTCGAAGGAACCCTGGTGCACGAGTTGTGCCATTTGGCTCTCAACCTGGTATACGGAAATGAAGGAAAGCCATATTTGTGCACAGAtgaaagcagaaaagaacatTACGCAGGTATCCTCGAGGACGCAAGGGGCCGACAGCACGGTTTACACGACATCTTAAAATGGGCCTTTCACGGGAATGACGAAGCTGAACTTATAGTTCGAATACCGCACATTCTCGCTCTTTGCCCTACGGAAGGAAACACTATTCTGGAGGAACAAGTCCCGAGGctcttccagtttttcaaacAACACGTCGTCGAGGATATGACGCAGTACATACAGGACGGTTGTCTGGGAAGAGAGACTGAAGACATCAGAGAAGAAAATGGAAAATTGGGGAGGGCGTCCTCCACAGAGGAACTAGGAATCGAATTCGTGGCGAGGCTCGATGACTGTGTTATGAGGCGTGACCCACCTGTTGTCCTTGTAGCATCAAATTTAACATTCCTCGAAGTAATGGTGAACGACCTCGTGAGATCTGCTAGAGTACCATACCTATTTCTCGAGACATCGCAGTGGGGGGACAGAACCTATGACATCCTGCTCGGAAATAAGTGCAGCTTCTTGCTCTTATCTTGCGAGGGAAGAGAGAACCTCCGAATAATTCTCAATCTCTCAAAAGAGCTTCATGACGTCACTGGCACCAAGACAATTCTGCTAACGTCAAAGCAGAACCTTCAACATTGTCTCCAAGGAATTAAAGAGAGTATGTTACATGATATCAAAATTTACCTGGACACTGTGCACAATGCTTCTTTTCAGAACGTCACCGCCAAATGCAAGAATAAAATTATCAAGAGGTCACGGATCGCTCTTCAGTCTCCCAACCAGCAGTGTTTTATTAAAGATATCCTCGACATCGACAGCTTTTCGAAAACCTGCCAGGAGGAGACGTTATTGACACTGTGCAGAGAAGGAGTGCTATTTTTTGGCCCTGAACTCAAGGAACTCCAGGAAGACGTAAGCGAGTGCTACATTAACCAAAAGTGCAGTAGGTCCGTTGAAGTTGACTTGAGGAAGATTAGAGAGCGTCCTAAAGACGATGCTTTCGCTTTCCTCGGGTGCTCGGAGGAAACACTCCAGTCATCTTTGCCCAAAGGCCTTTCTGCGAAGCGAATGAGCATCTTGGACAGTTTCGAGCAAATTGTCCTCCTGGAGCAGAACAGTGACTACGACCGCCTTGTCGCAACGGAACACTACAAGGGAAAGACAGTTCACCTACTTGAATTCCATGAAGGACGTTACGTGTGGAAAAAATCAAATGGTGCTTTAAGTCACCTTCCCATGACCGGGATAGAAATCCACTCGGCGAATTTCCTCCTTGATGTAAGAGAGAAAGTCCTCGTTGTTTCCGGAGACCCAGGATCGGGAAAAACCGTGCTGGCCACGCGGCTTTGCACTGAAATCAAGAAAGCAGACGAGAAAGCATGGGTACTTTACGTCAGTACCTACCCAAAGAGGCAAGAAGCAATGAAATTGCTTAATGAAGAAACTGGAGACATCAACTTCAACCAGTTCGCAAAGTTGTGTTGCGTGAAAACAACTGGACAAGAGTTTGAACTGTTTCAGCAAACTGTCACCAAGGGAAGTCCGTTTCACGTGTGGGTCATTTTCGATGCCCTTGACGAAACCCTGGAGATGACGCGGAAATATATCCTTGAGTTTACGAAGGTTTTGGCTCGAGAAAAACTGTTGAAAATATTGATATTCACACGCACGATATGCCGGAATGCAATTCAAGATGAAATGCACCTTGTGCCTTTCGACATGGCTGCGTTCTCGAAGGAAGAACAAGATGAGTTTCTGCAGAAATATCAGAAATCTCTACAGAATCCGATGACTGATAAGAAGACATTCAAGAGCATTGTTACTTGTGTTAAGGAGAAAGACAGCTCTCTTCTAGGAAATCCTCTAATTCTCCGAATGGTGGCGGAGGTTGACCAAGGCGAAGCTTCTGACCCTCACTACCGTGAATTGGTGCAAAGCATGTACAGCTCCCAGGATTGCTTTACGCTTCTCTCCCTGTACAGATTGTTTGTCGAGTACAAATACCTTCTATATCggatcgaaaaaaagaaagaggacagAATGAGAGCCGCAAACGAAGATGATGACGAGACGCTGAAGCCGATATTTCAGAGTAACCACGCTCTTTTAGCCCTAAAATTGCTTCTGCCCGAGGACGCCCTCAAGGAACTCGTAAGCGAAAGTGAATACAACGACCTAAAATCAAAGGGCCGTTTGATAATGGCTGTCAAGGAGAACAAGCTAAAACAGGGCATAATACTGTGCCTGACAAATGACGCTCCTCATTTTGTGCATCATAGCTTCGCCGAGTTTTTCGCGGCAGATTTGATATTCAAGAGGGTGAAAGAGGCGAATGCCAGAGGCGATGTAGGGGTGGCACGTATAATTTCTGGCTTGTATGGAGAACCTAGCTATGTCGGCATGTTGACCTTCTTGGATGGATTTGCAGCGGAGCGACACGCAATACAGAGCAGTATCATGAATAACGATATTGTAAACGTTAAAGCGGCTACGGAACACACTTACTCCCAAGACGCCCTCGAAAGAACACCTCTGCATGTCGCTGCGCTGCATGCTAATCAAGATATCTTAGAATGTCTTTCTATTAACGAAGTACTAACGCAGGAAGATATGTTAGGTATGACGCCTCTCATGTACGCTGACAAGATTCACGCGTGGAAAAGACTAGATTGTCTCTGTGCGCGTAGTGCTGGTTGTGCTATTGACTGGCTCAACCAGCTACCTACGGTGGTCAAGAACATTACGACTAAACGAGAATTCCATAGTTCGATTTTGTCCGACGCGATTTACGGGCGCCTCAATGCTCTTTTATCTGTGTTGCTCAGAGTGTTCTGCAAAAATAAGATGCGTTCGAGTGAGATCTGCATTGGGAGTGCACCAGAGTACTTGAGGGAAAGCGTCAGCTCCTCTGAAGACGCCGTACATATCTCTATGGATGTTGATCATATTAGGGATAACCACCAGCGTACCCCCTTGCACATCAGTGTTCTTCAAGGTGAACTTAATATTGTCCATACGCTTTTGCCTTATTCATCGCAAAACGTACGTGATGCTTTTGGTATGACACCGCTTCAGGGATGCATATTTCACGGCTATACTGACATTCTGAGGTTTTTGCTTCCTTTAGCTTCAGCTCAGGATTGGTACATCTATGAAAACATCTATGAAACGTCTCACAAAGTAGCGTTCTCCGCTGTGTATCTGCAAAATTGTGATGCATTACAGTTGCTACTCCCCCATTTCGAAACTCCATCCTCGGTCAAGCAGTACCTGTTCGATGAGAGCGTTCTGCAGGGTTACACCGGAGTGGCGAAAGCTCTTCTTCCTCACACTGATGCAAGTGGCAGCTGTGCGCACCGAGCCACAACGAATTGGCACGCAAGCATACGCTCTGGTTGCTTGGATACTGTGAGACTAATGATTCCTTACACTGATATGCATGGAAGGGATAAAGACATCATCGATGCAGTCCTTATGGCCGTTGTTGGCATGGCTTCCATATATGGAAATCCAACGCACACTAAACCAGTACCAGATGACGTGCAAAGCGAAAATGGCAATCACCCTGACATTTTCATTGTGAAGTTGTTGATTATTCATTCAAACATACACTCTCTTAACGTAGATGGCCAAAGGGTTGCGGAGATCAGCGTCAGGTGTAGAATCCCTTTGACCGCTTTCAAGCTACTCCTTCCTCATTTGTCAGTCACGTCTCGTACCATAAGTCAAGCAATGTCGACCTGTTATGGTACTGACGCTGGAGAGCAGGATATGTTAACTTATCTGATTCCTTACATTCCAATCAACGCTCGAGATGAAAACGGAGTGAAGACGCTATACTACTGCTGCATTTATAGAAACCTGAGAGCGGCAAAGCTTCTGCTCCCCCTTACACTCTGCGATGTCGATTCACCGATTACCCGCACACCATTGTACGTGAGTGTTTTTCTGTGCATCCCGGACATTGTGGAGTTGCTCCTGCCCCACTCTTCGAAGCGTAGTTGTGGTGATACGTTGGCGGTTGCCATTCATAAAGGATTTGTGGTTATGACGAAATGGTTTCTGCCCCACGTGGATGTGAATGATTGTACTACGGGGGAAACGACGGTGTGGCGCAAGAGTGTGGACCGAGGAGACTGGACATCGGTGACGCTCCTTCTGCCTTACACGGGAACACTTGATAGTGGCATTAGTCACGACACACCGTTCTTGTTAAATGATCGCAAAGGATCGAGAAGCGCTCTCGAGTCATCAAAGGCAGACGATGAACAGAATTGGAATTCACGCGGTGGGAATGATCCAATAGCTATCGAAGTATTAAAGCTACTCCAGCTCCACTCGAAATTGAGAGATACGGATCAGACTCTGCTAGCCAATACGTGTCTCACAGACAATCGCGTGACGAGGTTGCTCTGCCCGCATCCATCGGTGAGTGATGTAATGTCTCCTCATTCGTCAATCACTTCGCCATGTATGAGTGGTTTAGAGTTTATTCTATTCGCTGCAAACACTGAGTATCAAGATATCCTAGAGTATCTGATTCCTTACACTCCAATTAACGCTCCAGTTGAAGATGGATTAACACCACTCCTTTGCTGCATCGCTTGTGGAAACATGACAGCGGCGAAGCTACTCCTTCCTCTTACAGTGGTTGACGAATGTAGAAGCATACCATTGATTGGGAGTGTGCTTCAAGACAATGGCGATATTGTTCAGCTGCTTCTCCCCCACTCCTTGATGCGTACCTGTGATGCCGAGTTGATAACTGACGCTTATACGAGACACGACGATGTAACTAAATTACTTCTGCCTCATGTTTGCGTGAACGTTGCTACAGGGAAAATGACGGCGTTGCGTCAAAGTGTAAAACTAGGAGACTGGGCACAGGTACAACTCATTCTGCCTTATACGGCAACACGTGATAGTGACATCAGACAGGAATCATCGTTACTAGTAAATGCTTGCAAAGAGCCGACAGCCTCTCAGAAGTCACTGAATACAGAGGGCGAACGGAATAGCGGAATGAGCGCTACAGATGTCAAAATTTTTAAACTGCTTCTCCTCCACTCGAACTTGAACGTAGAGGATGCAGATCGGGCTCTTCCAATCGACGAGAGCATCGCAATCTTTGATGCGGGGACCTTATTCTGCGTCCAACCATCGGCGAAGAAGCTAATGTTTCCACATTCGTCATTCACCTCTTATAGCGAAATTGGAGCAGAGACCATCAATAGTGAAGAAGACGTCCAAAGTCAGATACCTTACATGCCAATTAACACACCAGATGAAGACAAACTAACGCCCCTACTTCGCTGTGTCAGGCATGGATACCTGAGAGCGGCGAAACTTCTGCTTCCTCTTACGGTCGTTGACGAAGATAGAAGCGAACCATTGTTTTTGTGCGTGGTCGAAGACAAGCGCGATTTTCTGCAGATGCTTCTCCCCCACTCCTTGAAACGTCATAGCGAAATCGAGTTGATAAATGCTGTTGTTAGGAGGTACGGTGATGCGACGAAATTGCTTCTCCCTCATGTTGGTGTGAACACTCGTACGTGGAGTAAAACTACGGAGCTAGGAGACTGGACCTTGGTGCGGCTCTGTCTGCCTTACACGAGAACGCGTGATAGTGACGTCATTCGCAACACACGGGTGCTGGTGAGCGCTTGCATGCGGCCGGTAGCCACTCCAGAGTTATCGGGGCCGGAATATGAACGGAACCTGGAAGAGAACGTCAGAGATATCAAAATATTGAAGCTGCTTCTCCTTCACTTCAACTTTGATATTGTGGATCGGCCTTTGACGATCGACTGGAGGGTCACGAACAATCACGTGTTGAAGTTACTACAGCCGCATTCGTCGATGAAGAAACGCAGGCAAAAGGCCGTTCTGCGTTGTATAGGCTTTTCTGTTCTCCTTTTTTCTAGGTTTTTTGACGCATCGTTTCTTCTCCCATGGTTGTACCGTCTTTACACTGGTTGA